A stretch of Phoenix dactylifera cultivar Barhee BC4 chromosome 16, palm_55x_up_171113_PBpolish2nd_filt_p, whole genome shotgun sequence DNA encodes these proteins:
- the LOC120104126 gene encoding uncharacterized protein LOC120104126: MSGDRNWMYHRLSENGYIRAEFCDGVKGFLEFAFTQLEYCSGDKIRCPCIRCDNQKFLNRDTVNVHLLRKGFTPGYSTWFAHGELLGAVAPISTSAVEASTSMDVGCEHGQQYRTMVMEAMGPEEELHLRSALEVNHEEEPNKDAADFYSLLKDAEVPLWEGCKKHSKLSAISQLLNCKSEFNMSISCYDRIMKIVKNMLPESEKLPPDFYQSKKMLRKLGLEYTSIDVCENNCMLFYKETENLIECTICGHPRYKLRRNDGGGRRKDVPYRRLRYLPITPRLQRLFMSSRTAENMSWHVKGGDSDEMVHPACGEAWKHFDRIHPSFSTEPRNVRLGLCTDGFNPFSQSARPYSCWPVFVTVYNLPPSICMKRLYIFLSLVISGPKSPGKSIDVLLRPLIDELKILWEVGVSTYDIFRKENFQMKAALLWTINDFPAYGMLSGWSTHGKLACPYCMENSKTFTLQHGGKTSFFDCHRQFLPMDHAYRYQVDGFFNGRIETDPPPPRLSGEELKNRVSALPNITFGLKAPKHTIPGFGKDHNWVKRSIFWELPYWHTLLIRHNLDVMHIVRNVFLNIFYTCMDVKGKTKDNVKARQDLELYCKRPKLRIQFVNGKLVKPPAFYVLSKDQAMEVCEWVKGLRLPDGYASNISKCVNLDDYKFYGLKKSRLSCFYAEIASNCIP; this comes from the coding sequence ATGTCAGGTGATCGTAATTGGATGTACCACCGACTTAGTGAAAATGGTTATATAAGAGCTGAGTTCTGTGATGGAGTTAAAGGGTTCCTTGAGTTTGCATTTACTCAGTTAGAGTATTGTAGTGGTGATAAGATTAGATGCCCTTGTATAAGATGTGACAACCAGAAATTTCTTAACCGTGATACGGTCAATGTTCATCTTTTGAGAAAGGGGTTTACACCGGGGTATTCAACATGGTTTGCACATGGGGAGTTACTTGGTGCAGTTGCTCCTATAAGTACAAGTGCAGTAGAAGCATCGACATCAATGGATGTTGGTTGTGAACATGGTCAGCAATATAGAACCATGGTGATGGAAGCTATGGGCCCAGAAGAGGAACTTCATTTGAGGAGTGCACTTGAAGTTAATCATGAGGAAGAGCCAAACAAGGatgctgcagatttttattctttattgaAAGATGCAGAAGTACCTTTGTGGGAAGGGTGTAAAAAACACTCTAAGTTATCTGCTATTAGTCAATTATTAAATTGCAAGTCTGAATTTAATATGAGTATATCTTGCTATGAtcgaatcatgaaaatagtgaaGAATATGTTGCCGGAAAGTGAGAAGCTGCCCCCTGATTTCTATCAATCAAAGAAGATGCTTCGGAAGTTGGGATTGGAGTATACAAGTATTGATGTTTGTGAGAATAATTGTATGCTATTCTATAAGGAAACAGAGAATTTGATTGAGTGTACCATTTGTGGTCATCCTCGATATAAACTCAGAAGAAATGATGGTGGTGGTAGGAGAAAAGATGTTCCTTATAGAAGGTTGCGATATCTTCCAATAACACCAAGACTTCAGAGGCTTTTTATGTCAAGCAGAACGGCTGAAAACATGTCATGGCATGTGAAGGGAGGTGATTCAGATGAGATGGTGCATCCTGCTTGTGGGGAGGCTTGGAAGCACTTTGACCGCATTCATCCATCCTTTTCTACCGAGCCTCGTAATGTGAGACTTGGGTTATGTACTGATGGTTTTAACCCTTTTAGCCAATCAGCTCGTCCTTATTCTTGTTGGCCAGTTTTCGTAACAGTTTACAATCTTCCACCATCAATATGTATGAAACGACTCTACATTTTTCTAAGTTTAGTCATTTCTGGACCTAAGAGCCCCGGCAAAAGTATCGATGTCTTGCTTAGGCCTTTGATTGATGAACTTAAAATATTGTGGGAAGTAGGGGTCAGCACTTATGACATTTTTAGAAAAGAGAATTTTCAAATGAAGGCAGCTTTATTGTGGACTATCAACGATTTTCCTGCATATGGCATGCTTTCAGGATGGAGTACGCATGGAAAGTTGGCCTGCCCgtattgtatggagaactcaaaAACTTTTACACTACAACATGGTGGGAAGACTTCTTTTTTTGACTGCCATCGTCAATTCTTGCCCATGGACCATGCATacagataccaagttgatggttTCTTCAATGGTAGAATAGAGACAGACCCCCCACCTCCTCGATTGTCTGGTGAGGAGTTGAAAAATAGGGTCTCTGCCTTGCCTAATATAACTTTTGGTTTGAAAGCCCCTAAGCACACCATTCCTGGATTCGGTAAAGATCATAATTGGGTGAAAAGGAGCATATTTTGGGAGTTGCCCTATTGGCATACACTACTTATTCGACACAATTTAGATGTCATGCATATTGTTCGAAATGTGTTTCTCAATATATTTTACACTTGTATGGATGTAAAAGGGAAGACTAAAGATAATGTGAAAGCAAGGCAAGATTTAGAGCTGTATTGCAAGCGTCCTAAGTTGAGGATTCAATTTGTTAATGGAAAGCTAGTTAAGCCTCCAGCTTTCTATGTATTGTCCAAAGACCAAGCAATGGAGGTCTGCGAGTGGGTGAAAGGGTTAAGACTCCCTGATGGATATGCTTCAAACATATCGAAGTGTGTTAACCTGGATGATTATAAGTTTTACGGGTTAAAAAAGTCACGATTGTCATGTTTTTATGCTGAGATTGCTTCCAATTGCATTCCGTGA